Proteins from a single region of Bacteroidales bacterium:
- the fabD gene encoding ACP S-malonyltransferase, with product MKAYVFPGQGAQFVGMGKDLYEKSSLAKELFEKANEILGFRITDLMFNGTDEDLRQTKVTQPAIFLHSVILAKTLGENFKPDMVAGHSLGEFSALVAAKALSFEDGLVLVSKRAMAMQKACEANPSTMAAILGLDDSKAEDICKSITEEIVVPANYNSPGQLVISGSIKGVEIACEKLKAAGAKRALPLKVGGAFHSPLMESARVELAEAINSTKFNEPVCPIYQNVNAQRVTTPDIIKKNLISQLTSPVRWTQIMQNMIADGATSFTEVGPGTVLQGLVKKVKPDIEAVSA from the coding sequence ATGAAAGCTTACGTTTTTCCCGGACAGGGAGCGCAATTTGTAGGAATGGGAAAAGATTTATATGAAAAATCTTCTCTGGCCAAAGAGTTATTTGAAAAAGCAAATGAAATTTTAGGCTTCCGTATTACCGATCTTATGTTTAACGGTACTGATGAAGATTTGCGTCAGACTAAGGTTACGCAGCCTGCAATATTTTTACATTCGGTAATATTAGCAAAAACTTTAGGTGAAAATTTTAAGCCGGATATGGTTGCAGGTCATTCATTAGGTGAATTCTCTGCATTGGTTGCTGCTAAAGCATTATCGTTCGAAGATGGCTTGGTATTGGTATCAAAACGTGCCATGGCAATGCAGAAAGCTTGCGAAGCCAATCCTTCTACAATGGCTGCTATTCTTGGATTAGACGACAGCAAGGCTGAAGATATTTGCAAATCAATAACTGAAGAAATTGTAGTTCCTGCTAATTATAACAGTCCAGGGCAGCTTGTTATTTCCGGTTCAATAAAAGGAGTTGAGATAGCTTGTGAAAAATTGAAAGCAGCCGGAGCTAAACGTGCGCTACCATTGAAAGTTGGCGGAGCTTTTCATTCACCATTAATGGAATCCGCAAGAGTTGAATTAGCTGAAGCAATCAATTCAACAAAATTCAATGAACCGGTTTGCCCGATTTATCAGAATGTAAATGCACAAAGAGTTACAACTCCCGATATTATTAAAAAGAATTTGATTTCACAGTTAACTTCACCGGTTCGCTGGACACAAATCATGCAAAACATGATTGCTGATGGCGCTACTTCTTTTACTGAAGTTGGTCCAGGCACGGTATTACAAGGATTGGTGAAAAAAGTAAAACCTGATATTGAAGCAGTAAGTGCTTAA